From a region of the Mercurialis annua linkage group LG1-X, ddMerAnnu1.2, whole genome shotgun sequence genome:
- the LOC126676864 gene encoding PLAT domain-containing protein 2-like — protein MTTASFILSFLICIGFLSVVLSERCTYSISVKTGTKSHAGTDAVVSLKLSSLEDPAIYIPNLEKYGLMGAGHDYFENGNLDLFSYTGPCFPTPVCYIKLSHDNSGDYPGWFVSYVQIETSGGPITPTKKYFEVEQWLADDEPPYLLSTCRDLCPNDNHLIKSDVGIGSLVDATV, from the exons ATGACTACTGCTTCTTTCATTCTCTCATTTCTCATCTGTATCGGTTTCTTGAGCGTTGTCCTTTCG GAGAGATGCACATATTCGATATCAGTAAAAACAGGAACAAAGAGTCATGCAGGAACAGACGCAGTGGTAAGCCTTAAGCTGTCCAGCCTAGAGGATCCTGCTATTTACATTCCTAACCTCGAGAAATATGGCCTTATGGGGGCTGGTCATGACTATTTTGAGAATGGCAATTTGGACCTTTTCAGTTACACCGGACCCTGCTTCCCTACTCCGGTCTGTTATATTAAACTGAGCCATGATAATAGCGGTGACTATCCCGGCTGGTTTGTTAGCTATGTTCAAATCGAAACTTCTGGAGGTCCGATAACACCGACCAAGAAATATTTCGAAGTGGAACAGTGGCTTGCCGATGATGAGCCACCGTACCTGTTATCTACTTGTAGGGATTTATGTCCTAACGACAACCATCTGATTAAAAGTGATGTGGGAATCGGGTCTCTTGTTGATGCAACCGTGTGA
- the LOC126664481 gene encoding ricin-like: MMLKLRTTPSQLHLLKHSVLKKLIELLEQQAMEGKESSLWLHNSHLMLLWLCFGSTLVFSLTASVENSHIKYRQQPRLRLDVANLRAETYIDFIDNLRNRLRDPNEDTAHWHGYNVLREAGDLLLVELSNGETESVTFAINVTNVYGIAFRVENHVHYFASTPPIDVQNAFPDVAPQNRHLLPFGEGYDSLQSAANVDRDQIDLGADPLQSAVTSLYYDSRNGPINYRTQRRAARSIIIWAQMIAEAARNFVIAGRISTWIHNSEPTPPEPDMIEYENSWGTLSERIQQSGENGVFDGTQLVDRRNNQITVSNVNDFYVRFAIALMLYVCQPQQQTHFSPLIILKDDTCENPEEPIVRISGPNGLCAGVKDGDYRNRRAIVLQPCKSSSGVRQIWTIKKNGMIQSNGKCLTCYGNQPGDYVMINDCPSQRTDKTLWKVWDNGTIVSGTGLVLSANAADEGTILRLENNIYTTAQSWRPTTYTQPFTTSITGLNRLCLQATGKGVWLETCASDNEDQTWVLYPDGSIRPRRSQGYCLFGDIKNDRIVRIVSCYALSEGQRWEFKSDGSIVNLNYDMVLDVARSDPSLNRIVIWPSTGNANQKWSPVF, encoded by the coding sequence GTCCTGAAGAAACTAATTGAATTGCTAGAACAACAAGCAATGGAAGGAAAAGAAAGTAGCCTATGGCTACATAACTCCCATTTGATGTTACTATGGTTATGTTTTGGATCAACCCTTGTGTTTTCCTTAACAGCAAGCGTAGAGAATAGCCACATAAAATACCGTCAGCAGCCGAGACTGAGGCTCGACGTGGCGAATCTTAGAGCGGAAACCTACATTGATTTTATTGATAATCTGCGTAATCGATTGCGCGATCCAAACGAGGACACAGCGCATTGGCATGGCTATAATGTGCTGCGCGAGGCTGGTGATTTACTTCTTGTGGAACTCTCAAATGGAGAAACGGAATCTGTTACGTTTGCGATAAATGTGACAAATGTATATGGAATTGCTTTTCGTGTAGAAAATCATGTGCACTATTTTGCAAGTACTCCTCCAATTGATGTTCAAAATGCTTTCCCAGATGTTGCACCTCAAAATCGGCATCTGCTCCCTTTCGGAGAGGGTTATGATTCCCTACAAAGTGCAGCAAATGTGGATAGGGATCAAATCGATTTGGGAGCGGATCCACTACAGAGTGCTGTCACGTCCCTCTATTATGATAGCAGGAACGGGCCAATCAATTACCGAACCCAGCGACGTGCAGCTAGAAGTATTATCATTTGGGCTCAAATGATTGCAGAGGCGGCACGGAATTTTGTCATTGCTGGAAGAATTTCCACATGGATTCATAACTCCGAGCCAACTCCTCCAGAGCCTGACATGATTGAATATGAAAATAGTTGGGGAACACTCTCAGAGCGAATACAGCAATCTGGAGAAAACGGAGTATTTGATGGAACGCAACTAGTAGATCGTCGTAACAATCAGATAACTGTATCGAACGTGAATGATTTTTACGTCAGATTCGCCATAGCTTTGATGTTATACGTCTGTCAACCGCAGCAACAAACTCATTTTTCTCCCCTCATTATCCTTAAGGATGATACTTGCGAGAATCCTGAAGAGCCTATAGTGCGTATTTCTGGTCCAAATGGTCTGTGCGCTGGCGTAAAAGACGGTGACTATCGCAATCGAAGAGCAATAGTATTGCAGCCTTGTAAGTCCAGCTCTGGTGTGAGACAAATATGGACCATCAAGAAGAACGGAATGATTCAATCCAACGGCAAGTGCTTGACCTGTTATGGCAATCAACCTGGAGACTACGTAATGATAAATGACTGCCCATCTCAACGGACCGACAAAACCCTCTGGAAAGTATGGGACAACGGAACAATCGTATCCGGAACAGGTCTAGTTTTATCTGCAAACGCAGCGGATGAAGGAACCATACTAAGATTGGAGAACAACATATATACCACCGCGCAATCATGGCGTCCTACGACTTATACGCAACCTTTTACGACATCCATTACAGGGCTTAATCGCCTTTGCTTACAAGCAACAGGAAAAGGAGTCTGGCTGGAGACATGTGCAAGTGACAATGAGGATCAAACATGGGTTCTTTATCCTGATGGTTCGATAAGGCCTCGCCGAAGCCAAGGTTACTGTCTTTTTGGTGATATTAAGAATGATAGGATTGTCCGAATTGTGAGCTGTTACGCTCTATCGGAAGGCCAACGATGGGAGTTTAAGTCCGATGGTAGTATTGTGAACCTGAACTATGACATGGTGCTAGATGTGGCAAGGTCTGATCCTAGTCTCAATAGGATTGTCATTTGGCCTTCCACCGGAAATGCTAATCAGAAGTGGTCACCTGTATTTTGA
- the LOC126676850 gene encoding protein SCAR2-like isoform X2 — protein MPLARYEIRNEYELADPELYRAADKDDPEALLEGVSMAGLVGVLRQLGDLAEFAAEVFHDLHEEVMVTAARGHGLMARVQQLEAEVPSIEKAFLSQTDQSQFFSNAGADWHPNLHMEQNLITRGDLPRFVMDSYEECRGPPRLFLLDKFDVAGAGACLKRYTDPSLFKVETASSGMEFQREKKSRKVKKGSRWKNGETPEVMPPSHAKLHQLFLEERVENGHSDPARLVKLKRRQLNGSPFDLKSGRSCMEKLLGTPSPEHKAVYEVSVNQSPLKLTLDNCSELGLDLLEIGTISPARNSSQGRESTASSPIAQEVVLKSFTNELDEEVFTRDVVKVPDPIFNGEDDTSLHITHKMAIDELAVDGDRKTESVDGDQSDDLMSEVDNYMDALTTIESELETDNDYKPKNNLGFWKVGKKGRGSDAKDEYVDLRAIFSDSQSFGNSSVSDDGKSSFKKGRSSFSYSDSLSNVAENAASDSEEAVKVSPSENCAAETLDSPLDHPSENVGTLSSEAIVHNSTYNEEDAVRETVEATRSSCPSDLNSSPPSISVADSIMAPSEETVIDKPSYERINLAPETLNDDQNGKDLQDSSIILPIEEVDHGDRSNLSYMEKEGDEDFVNAMLETDNGDGFLDKNLVEGNLNSPKSFISLSKEQFQFPVSSEVIADTVVTEMSESITLVNPVEVDTEVNDAGLAAGVDSEMLTGVVEPPKVDSFKAQQYSDMAVNISEDEPELTKVDIKVAAIGGVTVPSENQSNHTDVNLDEDVVVSPVSVATCSNEGVSDANCLASDFVGSLSGNGVDIQECFSANQDPHQKRLHYDELVLPEFCTELEEQKEVKELEVAFTDLESGPQQSVSDSQSNVDVLEHVQESALPDETQDRNTSYVTNITILPSSEFNNQKTECYLRHSVDCSEDAASSPTCYLPEAETALAHSVELQDGQNLAESSFAAREEVNSESSVPQNLYICDHAEPGMLSEQSLELQSNKHDAGCSHANERISKLSDRMSENIEGLDASPNLAALPSQELLVQSAGQETNNTVLSETPFKSVFPSFGPVRQSLEEVPPLPPLPPMQWRLGKFPPAPQASQEEWTDWGHGTPFPTQSFITYEHFQAEAVSSGGESMQPSNPFLYVNSGDIQRSEHLSAESMESSLQPISQSPEMPTVARDAKYTHDSRPLEGVQSLNPFLNSSDINHLGSDDDLMASRENPIGSSSETLSSAATQKHAETDRDPEPLDGRQIKNLNQVIPESISEAKIPENSSQNVREENNYVDKSASPSTRLEHQPQQDLVTLHGETTWSQSTLAFPPNYAVGKPNGSKIPRPRNPLIDAVVAHDKSKLKKVTERICPQVAPNIDERDSLLEQIRAKSFSLKPATVTRPSMQGIHGPKTNLKVAAILEKANQIRQAFAGSDEDDDSDSWSDS, from the exons ATGCCGTTGGCCAGGTATGAGATAAGAAATGAGTACGAATTGGCCGATCCGGAGCTTTATAGAGCTGCTGATAAGGATGATCCTGAAGCTCTTTTGGAAGGCGTTTCCATGGCCGGCCTCGTCGGCGTCTTGCGCCAGCTCGGCGACTTAGCCGA ATTTGCTGCTGAGGTATTCCATGATTTGCATGAAGAAGTCATGGTAACTGCAGCTAGAGGCCATGGCCTTATGGCTCGTGTTCAGCAACTTGAGGCTGAAGTTCCTTCAATTGAGAAAGCATTTCTCTCTCAAACTGATCAGTCGCAATTCTTCAGTAATGCAG GTGCTGATTGGCATCCTAATTTGCACATGGAACAAAATCTGATCACTCGTGGAGACTTGCCTCGTTTTGTAATGGATTCTTATGAAGAATGCCGAGGTCCCCCACGCTTATTCCTTCTGGATAA ATTTGATGTTGCTGGTGCTGGAGCATGTTTGAAGCGTTACACTGATCCGTCATTATTTAAAGTTGAAACAGCATCTTCCGGCATGGAATTTCAGAGAGAGAAGAAAAGTCGAAAAGTGAAG AAAGGATCGCGGTGGAAGAATGGAGAAACCCCGGAAGTCATGCCACCATCTCATGCCAA ATTGCATCAGTTATTTTTGGAGGAGCGTGTTGAAAATGGTCATTCTGACCCTGCACGTCTTGTAAAGTTGAAGCGAAGGCAACTAAATGGGTCTCCATTTGATCTGAAATCTGGAAGAAGTTGCATGGAGAAGTTACTTGGGACTCCTTCACCTGAACACAAAGCAGTCTATGAGGTTTCTGTTAATCAGTCACCATTGAAATTGACATTGGACAATTGTAGTGAATTAGGGCTTGATCTACTGGAGATTGGCACCATAAGTCCTGCAAGAAACTCATCACAAGGAAGGGAAAGCACAGCTTCATCTCCCATTGCACAAGAAGTTGTGCTGAAATCTTTTACGAACGAATTGGATGAGGAGGTTTTTACTAGAGATGTAGTAAAGGTCCCTGACCCAATATTTAATGGTGAGGATGACACATCCCTTCATATCACTCACAAGATGGCAATTGATGAATTGGCTGTTGATGGGGATAGAAAGACAGAAAGTGTAGATGGGGACCAATCTGATGACTTGATGAGTGAGGTCGACAACTATATGGATGCTCTTACTACCATTGAGTCGGAACTGGAAACAGATAATGATTACAAACCTAAAAATAATCTGGGTTTCTGGAAGGTTGGGAAAAAAGGGAGAGGTTCTGATGCCAAAGATGAATATGTGGATTTACGGGCTATCTTTTCTGATTCTCAGTCATTCGGAAATTCTTCTGTATCTGATGATGGGAAAAGTTCATTTAAGAAAGGTAGATCTAGTTTCTCCTACTCTGATTCTCTTAGCAATGTGGCTGAGAATGCAGCATCTGATAGTGAAGAGGCAGTGAAAGTGTCCCCTTCTGAAAATTGTGCAGCAGAGACTCTGGATTCACCATTGGACCATCCATCAGAGAATGTAGGAACCCTATCTAGTGAAGCTATAGTTCACAATAGTACGTATAATGAGGAAGATGCAGTTCGTGAGACTGTAGAAGCAACGCGTAGTTCTTGTCCTTCAGATTTGAATTCGTCTCCACCTTCAATTTCTGTTGCAGATTCAATCATGGCTCCCTCAGAGGAGACTGTGATAGATAAACCATCCTATGAGCGCATTAATCTTGCTCCTGAAACACTGAACGATGACCAAAATGGCAAGGATTTGCAGGATTCCTCCATAATCTTACCTATAGAAGAGGTGGATCATGGAGATCGGTCAAATTTGTCATATATGGAAAAGGAAGGTGATGAAGATTTTGTGAATGCAATGCTTGAAACAGACAATGGAGATGGATTTTTGGATAAAAATTTGGTTGAAGGGAATCTTAACTCTCCAAAATCATTTATTTCACTATCAAAGGAGCAGTTCCAGTTCCCAGTTTCTTCAGAAGTTATTGCGGATACGGTTGTCACAGAAATGTCCGAGAGCATAACTCTTGTAAATCCTGTTGAAGTAGATACTGAAGTAAATGATGCCGGTTTAGCAGCAGGAGTTGACTCGGAAATGTTAACTGGAGTGGTGGAACCTCCTAAGGTTGATAGCTTTAAGGCGCAGCAATACTCAGACATGGCAGTTAATATTTCAGAAGATGAGCCTGAATTGACAAAGGTAGATATTAAAGTGGCTGCAATTGGTGGGGTTACTGTCCCGTCCGAGAACCAATCCAATCATACAGATGTAAATTTGGATGAGGATGTGGTTGTATCTCCCGTCTCTGTTGCTACTTGTTCTAATGAGGGCGTCAGTGATGCTAATTGTTTGGCTTCAGATTTTGTTGGCTCTCTATCCGGTAATGGTGTAGATATTCAAGAATGTTTTTCCGCGAATCAGGATCCTCATCAGAAACGATTGCACTACGATGAATTAGTTTTACCAGAATTCTGTACAGAATTAGAGGAACAGAAGGAAGTAAAAGAATTGGAAGTTGCTTTTACAGATCTGGAGTCTGGTCCACAACAATCAGTCTCTGATAGCCAGTCCAATGTAGATGTGCTTGAACATGTTCAGGAGTCAGCTCTCCCTGATGAAACACAAGACAGAAACACATCTTATGTTACTAACATCACCATTCTTCCATCCTCAGAATTCAACAACCAGAAGACAGAGTGTTACTTGAGGCATTCTGTAGATTGTAGTGAAGATGCTGCAAGTTCGCCTACCTGTTATCTGCCAGAGGCAGAAACTGCTTTAGCACACTCGGTGGAGTTGCAGGATGGTCAAAATCTTGCAGAATCTTCTTTTGCAGCCAGGGAGGAAGTTAATTCTGAGTCATCTGTTCCTCAGAATTTATATATTTGTGATCATGCAGAGCCTGGAATGCTTTCAGAGCAATCACTGGAATTGCAATCTAATAAACATGATGCAGGGTGTTCGCATGCAAACGAAAGAATTTCCAAGTTGTCTGATCGGATGTCTGAAAACATAGAGGGCCTGGATGCTTCTCCCAATTTAGCAGCTCTTCCAAGCCAAGAACTTTTAGTGCAATCAGCAGGTCAGGAAACCAATAATACTGTGCTTTCAGAGACTCCATTTAAATCTGTATTTCCCAGCTTTGGCCCAGTCCGTCAAAGTTTGGAGGAGGTGCCACCACTGCCACCCTTACCTCCTATGCAATGGAGGTTAGGGAAGTTTCCACCTGCTCCACAGGCTTCACAGGAAGAATGGACTGATTGGGGTCATGGCACTCCCTTTCCAACGCAGTCATTTATAACATACGAGCACTTTCAAGCTGAAGCTGTATCATCAGGTGGAGAGAGTATGCAGCCGTCAAACCCGTTCTTATATGTCAATTCAGGAGATATTCAGAGGTCAGAACACTTGTCTGCAGAGTCAATGGAAAGTTCCTTGCAGCCAATATCCCAGTCACCTGAGATGCCGACAGTTGCTAGAGATGCAAAATATACGCATGATAGTCGCCCACTGGAGGGAGTACAATCTTTAAACCCGTTCCTGAATTCATCAGATATAAATCATTTGGGGTCTGATGATGATTTGATGGCATCAAGAGAAAACCCAATAGGATCAAGTTCAGAGACATTATCATCAGCGGCAACTCAAAAACACGCAGAAACGGATCGTGATCCTGAACCCTTAGATGGCCGACAAATCAAGAACTTGAACCAAGTTATACCTGAATCTATTTCAGAGGCAAAGATACCTGAGAACAGTTCGCAAAATGTAAGAGAAGAAAACAATTATGTTGACAAGTCTGCATCGCCCTCCACCAGACTGGAACACCAGCCTCAGCAAGATTTAGTTACTTTGCACGGAGAAACAACATGGTCACAGAGTACATTAGCATTTCCACCAAATTATGCAGTTGGAAAGCCAAATGGGAGCAAGATTCCTCGCCCTCGGAATCCTCTCATCGATGCTGTTGTTGCACATGATAAAAGCAAG TTAAAGAAGGTAACAGAACGAATCTGTCCTCAAGTTGCACCAAACATAGATGAAAGAGATTCGTTACTAGAACAGATACGAGCCAAG TCCTTCAGCTTGAAGCCCGCAACAGTGACAAGGCCTAGTATGCAGGGAATTCATGGACCAAAAACTAATTTGAAGGTTGCTGCCATATTGGAGAAAGCAAATCAAATTCGACAg GCATTTGCTGGAagtgatgaagatgatgattcAGACAGCTGGAGTGATTCTTGA
- the LOC126676850 gene encoding protein SCAR2-like isoform X1, giving the protein MPLARYEIRNEYELADPELYRAADKDDPEALLEGVSMAGLVGVLRQLGDLAEFAAEVFHDLHEEVMVTAARGHGLMARVQQLEAEVPSIEKAFLSQTDQSQFFSNAGADWHPNLHMEQNLITRGDLPRFVMDSYEECRGPPRLFLLDKFDVAGAGACLKRYTDPSLFKVETASSGMEFQREKKSRKVKKKGSRWKNGETPEVMPPSHAKLHQLFLEERVENGHSDPARLVKLKRRQLNGSPFDLKSGRSCMEKLLGTPSPEHKAVYEVSVNQSPLKLTLDNCSELGLDLLEIGTISPARNSSQGRESTASSPIAQEVVLKSFTNELDEEVFTRDVVKVPDPIFNGEDDTSLHITHKMAIDELAVDGDRKTESVDGDQSDDLMSEVDNYMDALTTIESELETDNDYKPKNNLGFWKVGKKGRGSDAKDEYVDLRAIFSDSQSFGNSSVSDDGKSSFKKGRSSFSYSDSLSNVAENAASDSEEAVKVSPSENCAAETLDSPLDHPSENVGTLSSEAIVHNSTYNEEDAVRETVEATRSSCPSDLNSSPPSISVADSIMAPSEETVIDKPSYERINLAPETLNDDQNGKDLQDSSIILPIEEVDHGDRSNLSYMEKEGDEDFVNAMLETDNGDGFLDKNLVEGNLNSPKSFISLSKEQFQFPVSSEVIADTVVTEMSESITLVNPVEVDTEVNDAGLAAGVDSEMLTGVVEPPKVDSFKAQQYSDMAVNISEDEPELTKVDIKVAAIGGVTVPSENQSNHTDVNLDEDVVVSPVSVATCSNEGVSDANCLASDFVGSLSGNGVDIQECFSANQDPHQKRLHYDELVLPEFCTELEEQKEVKELEVAFTDLESGPQQSVSDSQSNVDVLEHVQESALPDETQDRNTSYVTNITILPSSEFNNQKTECYLRHSVDCSEDAASSPTCYLPEAETALAHSVELQDGQNLAESSFAAREEVNSESSVPQNLYICDHAEPGMLSEQSLELQSNKHDAGCSHANERISKLSDRMSENIEGLDASPNLAALPSQELLVQSAGQETNNTVLSETPFKSVFPSFGPVRQSLEEVPPLPPLPPMQWRLGKFPPAPQASQEEWTDWGHGTPFPTQSFITYEHFQAEAVSSGGESMQPSNPFLYVNSGDIQRSEHLSAESMESSLQPISQSPEMPTVARDAKYTHDSRPLEGVQSLNPFLNSSDINHLGSDDDLMASRENPIGSSSETLSSAATQKHAETDRDPEPLDGRQIKNLNQVIPESISEAKIPENSSQNVREENNYVDKSASPSTRLEHQPQQDLVTLHGETTWSQSTLAFPPNYAVGKPNGSKIPRPRNPLIDAVVAHDKSKLKKVTERICPQVAPNIDERDSLLEQIRAKSFSLKPATVTRPSMQGIHGPKTNLKVAAILEKANQIRQAFAGSDEDDDSDSWSDS; this is encoded by the exons ATGCCGTTGGCCAGGTATGAGATAAGAAATGAGTACGAATTGGCCGATCCGGAGCTTTATAGAGCTGCTGATAAGGATGATCCTGAAGCTCTTTTGGAAGGCGTTTCCATGGCCGGCCTCGTCGGCGTCTTGCGCCAGCTCGGCGACTTAGCCGA ATTTGCTGCTGAGGTATTCCATGATTTGCATGAAGAAGTCATGGTAACTGCAGCTAGAGGCCATGGCCTTATGGCTCGTGTTCAGCAACTTGAGGCTGAAGTTCCTTCAATTGAGAAAGCATTTCTCTCTCAAACTGATCAGTCGCAATTCTTCAGTAATGCAG GTGCTGATTGGCATCCTAATTTGCACATGGAACAAAATCTGATCACTCGTGGAGACTTGCCTCGTTTTGTAATGGATTCTTATGAAGAATGCCGAGGTCCCCCACGCTTATTCCTTCTGGATAA ATTTGATGTTGCTGGTGCTGGAGCATGTTTGAAGCGTTACACTGATCCGTCATTATTTAAAGTTGAAACAGCATCTTCCGGCATGGAATTTCAGAGAGAGAAGAAAAGTCGAAAAGTGAAG AAGAAAGGATCGCGGTGGAAGAATGGAGAAACCCCGGAAGTCATGCCACCATCTCATGCCAA ATTGCATCAGTTATTTTTGGAGGAGCGTGTTGAAAATGGTCATTCTGACCCTGCACGTCTTGTAAAGTTGAAGCGAAGGCAACTAAATGGGTCTCCATTTGATCTGAAATCTGGAAGAAGTTGCATGGAGAAGTTACTTGGGACTCCTTCACCTGAACACAAAGCAGTCTATGAGGTTTCTGTTAATCAGTCACCATTGAAATTGACATTGGACAATTGTAGTGAATTAGGGCTTGATCTACTGGAGATTGGCACCATAAGTCCTGCAAGAAACTCATCACAAGGAAGGGAAAGCACAGCTTCATCTCCCATTGCACAAGAAGTTGTGCTGAAATCTTTTACGAACGAATTGGATGAGGAGGTTTTTACTAGAGATGTAGTAAAGGTCCCTGACCCAATATTTAATGGTGAGGATGACACATCCCTTCATATCACTCACAAGATGGCAATTGATGAATTGGCTGTTGATGGGGATAGAAAGACAGAAAGTGTAGATGGGGACCAATCTGATGACTTGATGAGTGAGGTCGACAACTATATGGATGCTCTTACTACCATTGAGTCGGAACTGGAAACAGATAATGATTACAAACCTAAAAATAATCTGGGTTTCTGGAAGGTTGGGAAAAAAGGGAGAGGTTCTGATGCCAAAGATGAATATGTGGATTTACGGGCTATCTTTTCTGATTCTCAGTCATTCGGAAATTCTTCTGTATCTGATGATGGGAAAAGTTCATTTAAGAAAGGTAGATCTAGTTTCTCCTACTCTGATTCTCTTAGCAATGTGGCTGAGAATGCAGCATCTGATAGTGAAGAGGCAGTGAAAGTGTCCCCTTCTGAAAATTGTGCAGCAGAGACTCTGGATTCACCATTGGACCATCCATCAGAGAATGTAGGAACCCTATCTAGTGAAGCTATAGTTCACAATAGTACGTATAATGAGGAAGATGCAGTTCGTGAGACTGTAGAAGCAACGCGTAGTTCTTGTCCTTCAGATTTGAATTCGTCTCCACCTTCAATTTCTGTTGCAGATTCAATCATGGCTCCCTCAGAGGAGACTGTGATAGATAAACCATCCTATGAGCGCATTAATCTTGCTCCTGAAACACTGAACGATGACCAAAATGGCAAGGATTTGCAGGATTCCTCCATAATCTTACCTATAGAAGAGGTGGATCATGGAGATCGGTCAAATTTGTCATATATGGAAAAGGAAGGTGATGAAGATTTTGTGAATGCAATGCTTGAAACAGACAATGGAGATGGATTTTTGGATAAAAATTTGGTTGAAGGGAATCTTAACTCTCCAAAATCATTTATTTCACTATCAAAGGAGCAGTTCCAGTTCCCAGTTTCTTCAGAAGTTATTGCGGATACGGTTGTCACAGAAATGTCCGAGAGCATAACTCTTGTAAATCCTGTTGAAGTAGATACTGAAGTAAATGATGCCGGTTTAGCAGCAGGAGTTGACTCGGAAATGTTAACTGGAGTGGTGGAACCTCCTAAGGTTGATAGCTTTAAGGCGCAGCAATACTCAGACATGGCAGTTAATATTTCAGAAGATGAGCCTGAATTGACAAAGGTAGATATTAAAGTGGCTGCAATTGGTGGGGTTACTGTCCCGTCCGAGAACCAATCCAATCATACAGATGTAAATTTGGATGAGGATGTGGTTGTATCTCCCGTCTCTGTTGCTACTTGTTCTAATGAGGGCGTCAGTGATGCTAATTGTTTGGCTTCAGATTTTGTTGGCTCTCTATCCGGTAATGGTGTAGATATTCAAGAATGTTTTTCCGCGAATCAGGATCCTCATCAGAAACGATTGCACTACGATGAATTAGTTTTACCAGAATTCTGTACAGAATTAGAGGAACAGAAGGAAGTAAAAGAATTGGAAGTTGCTTTTACAGATCTGGAGTCTGGTCCACAACAATCAGTCTCTGATAGCCAGTCCAATGTAGATGTGCTTGAACATGTTCAGGAGTCAGCTCTCCCTGATGAAACACAAGACAGAAACACATCTTATGTTACTAACATCACCATTCTTCCATCCTCAGAATTCAACAACCAGAAGACAGAGTGTTACTTGAGGCATTCTGTAGATTGTAGTGAAGATGCTGCAAGTTCGCCTACCTGTTATCTGCCAGAGGCAGAAACTGCTTTAGCACACTCGGTGGAGTTGCAGGATGGTCAAAATCTTGCAGAATCTTCTTTTGCAGCCAGGGAGGAAGTTAATTCTGAGTCATCTGTTCCTCAGAATTTATATATTTGTGATCATGCAGAGCCTGGAATGCTTTCAGAGCAATCACTGGAATTGCAATCTAATAAACATGATGCAGGGTGTTCGCATGCAAACGAAAGAATTTCCAAGTTGTCTGATCGGATGTCTGAAAACATAGAGGGCCTGGATGCTTCTCCCAATTTAGCAGCTCTTCCAAGCCAAGAACTTTTAGTGCAATCAGCAGGTCAGGAAACCAATAATACTGTGCTTTCAGAGACTCCATTTAAATCTGTATTTCCCAGCTTTGGCCCAGTCCGTCAAAGTTTGGAGGAGGTGCCACCACTGCCACCCTTACCTCCTATGCAATGGAGGTTAGGGAAGTTTCCACCTGCTCCACAGGCTTCACAGGAAGAATGGACTGATTGGGGTCATGGCACTCCCTTTCCAACGCAGTCATTTATAACATACGAGCACTTTCAAGCTGAAGCTGTATCATCAGGTGGAGAGAGTATGCAGCCGTCAAACCCGTTCTTATATGTCAATTCAGGAGATATTCAGAGGTCAGAACACTTGTCTGCAGAGTCAATGGAAAGTTCCTTGCAGCCAATATCCCAGTCACCTGAGATGCCGACAGTTGCTAGAGATGCAAAATATACGCATGATAGTCGCCCACTGGAGGGAGTACAATCTTTAAACCCGTTCCTGAATTCATCAGATATAAATCATTTGGGGTCTGATGATGATTTGATGGCATCAAGAGAAAACCCAATAGGATCAAGTTCAGAGACATTATCATCAGCGGCAACTCAAAAACACGCAGAAACGGATCGTGATCCTGAACCCTTAGATGGCCGACAAATCAAGAACTTGAACCAAGTTATACCTGAATCTATTTCAGAGGCAAAGATACCTGAGAACAGTTCGCAAAATGTAAGAGAAGAAAACAATTATGTTGACAAGTCTGCATCGCCCTCCACCAGACTGGAACACCAGCCTCAGCAAGATTTAGTTACTTTGCACGGAGAAACAACATGGTCACAGAGTACATTAGCATTTCCACCAAATTATGCAGTTGGAAAGCCAAATGGGAGCAAGATTCCTCGCCCTCGGAATCCTCTCATCGATGCTGTTGTTGCACATGATAAAAGCAAG TTAAAGAAGGTAACAGAACGAATCTGTCCTCAAGTTGCACCAAACATAGATGAAAGAGATTCGTTACTAGAACAGATACGAGCCAAG TCCTTCAGCTTGAAGCCCGCAACAGTGACAAGGCCTAGTATGCAGGGAATTCATGGACCAAAAACTAATTTGAAGGTTGCTGCCATATTGGAGAAAGCAAATCAAATTCGACAg GCATTTGCTGGAagtgatgaagatgatgattcAGACAGCTGGAGTGATTCTTGA